From Streptomyces qinzhouensis, one genomic window encodes:
- a CDS encoding PPOX class F420-dependent oxidoreductase: MTEFTEAERAYLATQRLGRLATVDPKGQPQANPVGFFPQEDGTILIGGFTLATTKKWRNLQSNPKVALVVDDIVSVRPWRVRGVDIRGEAELLTGPHELGPHFSEELIRIHPKKIHSWGLDQSE, encoded by the coding sequence ATGACCGAATTCACCGAGGCCGAGCGTGCCTATCTCGCGACCCAGCGGCTGGGGCGGCTGGCGACCGTCGATCCGAAGGGGCAGCCGCAGGCCAATCCCGTCGGCTTCTTCCCGCAGGAGGACGGCACGATCCTGATCGGGGGCTTCACTCTCGCGACGACGAAGAAATGGCGCAACCTCCAGTCCAATCCCAAGGTCGCGCTGGTCGTCGACGACATCGTGAGCGTACGGCCGTGGCGGGTGCGCGGGGTCGACATCCGGGGCGAGGCCGAACTGCTGACCGGGCCCCACGAACTGGGGCCGCACTTCAGCGAGGAACTGATCCGGATCCACCCGAAGAAGATCCACAGCTGGGGTCTCGACCAGAGCGAGTGA
- a CDS encoding DUF456 domain-containing protein, which yields MWQEVLLGGVFAFGCAGVLVPGVPGRWLVWAAMLWWALHERTGLAWTLLVCSTAVLLLVQIVLWLMPARRIHDSGATGRTAAWAGAGAVAGFVLVPVIGAIPGFMAGVYLCERRRLGGHGQAVAATRQVMRAAGASVLVELFGCLLITGAWLGAVLAGGT from the coding sequence GTGTGGCAGGAGGTGCTGCTGGGGGGCGTCTTCGCGTTCGGATGCGCCGGGGTCCTGGTGCCGGGTGTCCCCGGCCGCTGGCTCGTCTGGGCCGCGATGCTCTGGTGGGCACTGCACGAGCGGACGGGCCTCGCCTGGACGCTGCTGGTCTGCTCCACCGCCGTACTCCTGCTCGTGCAGATCGTGCTCTGGCTGATGCCGGCCCGGCGGATCCATGACTCCGGCGCCACCGGCCGTACCGCCGCGTGGGCGGGCGCGGGCGCGGTGGCCGGGTTCGTCCTCGTACCGGTGATCGGTGCGATCCCGGGGTTCATGGCCGGTGTCTACCTCTGCGAACGCCGCCGTCTCGGCGGTCACGGCCAGGCGGTGGCGGCGACGCGTCAGGTGATGCGCGCGGCCGGGGCGAGCGTGCTGGTGGAGCTCTTCGGCTGTCTGCTGATCACGGGGGCGTGGCTGGGCGCCGTGCTCGCGGGCGGTACCTGA